Part of the Solanum pennellii chromosome 10, SPENNV200 genome is shown below.
TGTGTATTTCCCTTGCTGTTCACGTTATGCGTGTTTGCTATTTGGATGGTAAAAACCCAATCTGCGAACATGGAGATGCGAGTTTGGGCTGTGGGCAGTCATTTAGTGGAAATTGAGTCTCCTGGCCAAGTTCAAGCATAATAAAGCCTCATATTGTGGGGCCAAGTTTCAGTGATTGCTGTAATCTCACCAGTTTCTTCTTCCCTTTTGTAGTTAATCCCCTTCTCAGCagaactctttttctttctagttGCGTTTCTGTTATAATAGTGGAAGAACTTCTCTATATATGGGAATAATTGCTGGGTCAGTTCACGACGTGTCCACAAGATGAGTGTAGTAAAAATGGTCATGTTTAGATGAGTGTGTTGTCATAGAAGATTGGATGAAGTTAGAAATAATCAAGTTCAAGGTAGGCTTTAAGTAACATTTATTGGGGGATGAAATAAGAGAAGAAGTTGAAGGACATTTGTCGTGAATAGACCTCTAAATGCAACAATTGATAGATGTTGCACAAGGTGTGAAAAAAGGGGGAGAAGGTATTACATGGAGGGAAGTCGTCTCAAAAGACTTGCAATCTTGCAGATCCAAATATGCAaatttaataaagaataaaatgaatgGAAGTAAAAGATCCATAGGGCTATAACCAAATGGATGCGTAGATTCCCAAGGCTAGAACCAAACAGATGCGTAGTTTCACATCTAAAACTGAGAAGTTCCCTAAGTAGGAGGATCGGCTGATCACAAAAGCCCCCAAGGCATTTCAATCCCCCAACTCTTATGTGTGCATTAAATTGCTGGACTCATCTGCACATTCTATACTCTCTTAGACAAACTATCATCTGATAAAGGTTCTTTCTAAGAGGTCTGCATTTAGTTGATGAAGCAATTGCATAATTTTGCTTGTTTTGTACTTATATGCGAAACTATTACATTCTAGTTTAACAAGAAAATGGAAATTCATTATTTGactctttcatcttcctttatGACAGAGGACGCTCAGCTCACTCCACTATTACGTCTCGGAGCTGGTGCTTGTGCTGGCATAATTGCCATGTCTGCAACTTACCCAATGGATATGGTGCGAGGAAGACTCACTGTGCAGGTAATTTTGTGTATCCTTTTGAATAAATGTTATGAGTTTTGATTTATTCCTCTAGGTATTATTCCGTGAAGGTGCCTTCTAAAATCCTCTTCTCTGCTCTGCAGACAGAGAACTCTCCTTATCAATACAGAGGAATGTTTCATGCACTGTCAACTGTGCTTCGCGAGGAGGGTCCACGAGCTTTGTACAAAGGATGGACTCCTTCTGTCATAGGAGTTGTAAGTTCTCGTTCCCTGGCTGAAAGGAGCTGGTTACCAGTACTTGTGATAATTTAATAACCATGCTCACAAGATTTAATGGTAAATCATAATAGAGATCTCCACTTCCAGTGTTTTCTATGAAGAAAAAGATTCGTGAATTAATTTGGCAATCATATTCTTGAAATGCATTATTATCTTCATTTGAGAAGTTGTCCatgaagaataaataaaagttcCATTCTCTTTTCAAGGTGAATAACATTAACCAACAGTCAGTTAAGTAATTAGTATTATAGCCCAATTTTTCTATGGAAAAGGTTAAAGACCAATCCCCTTCTCCCTAAATcttggatgaaaggaaaagGAAGGAACCTATccagaaaaagaaaggaaaagagaagaaaacgtAACACTAGTGGGAAGTTCTTATTGTTCTTGCAAATgcttatcatttttatttggtGTTTGCAGATTCCATATGTGGGGCTTAATTTTGCTGTATATGAATCTTTAAAAGACTGGTTGGTCAAAACAAAACCATTTGGTCTTGTTGATAATTCTGAGCTTGGGGTTGTTACAAGGCTGGCATGTGGAGCTGCTGCAGGAACAGTTGGACAAACTGTTGCCTACCCTCTTGATGTTATTCGCAGAAGGATGCAGATGGTGGGATGGAGTCATGCTGCATCTATTGTTACTGGTGATGGGAGGAGCAAGGCTCCTCTCGAATATACTGGAATGATTGACGCTTTCAGGAAAACTGTAAAGTATGAGGGTGTCAGAGCCTTGTACAAGGGTTTAGTGCCCAATTCAGTGAAGGTTAGTCttgtttttcaatattattaccTTCCAGCTAAGTTACTCGGGACACTTCACTTATGATGCCCGCACCTGTGTCAACATGACATGGGTGTGGGGTCCGTACTGAATTTGGGTACTTTGACCAAAGTTAATGAAGAACTTCGTGGAACATGTACCTACGATTCTGTAATCAAAACAAaagctaaggtgaaattgaagaGAATAGAATAACTTGTATATAGAAATGATAGAAATGTCTATGTCAGTCCTTTTCCTTTCATCCCCTTCTAGGATTCTTCTCTTGATAAATATTTCTCGTTGGAATACCTTACCTGTATCTGAATCTTATATTTAGAGTATGAAGGTTTTGACCTCTAGATCCACACCCGTATCGCGTACCCACACCTGAGTCCGAGCATTTAGCTTCAAGTTCACGTACAGCCTTTTATCCTTCCTGTTTTTGTTATTCGAACCAAGTCCCGTGATATATGTTTTATAAGTTGCTTAAGTTCTTGGAGTTGTGAGCACCTCTTCACTTACTACACTGTAGTGTTGCGATTGAGTGTTTACTTGCTTAAATGAAATTTACTGTTTCTGAGTAGACATTAATCTTGCTTCTGATAAGACATGctttatcattgttattatgTGTATTCTATGCACTTCTACACTAGCATGTTTTTCCCATTTTCATTGATGGAGACATTGTTAATTATGGGTTCCCAGATACTAACTTGTGTAATTATGTGCATCATCAACTATCAGCTTGTTTACTTTGATAATCTAGCCAAGTCAGACCAGGGCATTCTTTTGTTGAGACGTATTTGCACTGGCAAATTAAATTCCACTGATATCCTGGAGGATATCTGATACCTTGTAGAACATTGAGTTCTATGCATAAAAGCTGGTTATTATTCATTTGTGTTAAATTTCATAGTTGTTATGAAGCAGCCATTATTTTCTGCTTAGTTGGATAGTTCAAACAAGTTTAGTGTTTCTTATGTTCAGTGAGAAGTATCAAGCATCACATAGAGATGGAATGTTGATATGCTTCAGTTAATTAGTATAATTTGAGAACTGCTCTTCTCTAATAATTTGTTGCCACTGAATACTGATCCCagacaaataaaattaagggGCTAGCCCGAGCTTGAAATCTTTCTCTGTCAATGTAGAGGGGTGTGCCTATGATCCGTGAGTTCCAAATCGTGCGTCACTACCCTTGGTAATTCTCAGTTATAAAAAAAGATCGTTCCTTGCCAGTGCGAGCTAGGGTTGGACTGAACATATACTGAATGCAACCTTCTCCGAATGTTTCTGTAAAGAGGCTGCTCTTTTCTGTGACCTTCCGAGTTACtgggattttatttttttgttcttttgttttcttgatttcATCCTGACGGTGCTGTGTTGTTCAGGTTGTTCCTTCAATATCTATTGCATTCGTGGCGTATGAGCAAGTGAAGGACCTACTGGGAGTTGAGATCAGAATTTCTGACTAATGAAAGAGAAGCTCCAGTATTTATCTCATTCTTATGATAATTTTGTAGGCAAGGATACAAAGGGTTATAAATAACATGGTGGTTCCATAGTCTAGACGGCGAATTTAGAGTCCTGTTCGTAGCCTGTGTTTAGAACTTCCAACTGTATGTGGTTGTTGCTTATTTAGTCGTGttgtcaataaaaaaattatcaagaatAGTGTAACGAATAATTCGAGTGCCTTTGTTAGTAAGAGAGTACAAATATTTCATGTGTTTTCAACAGCTTATTGTTAGCTATACGATCAGTTCCTCGAAATTATACAAGTACACTCCTATTTGTATCTTTTCAGTATGTGGTTTGTGCATTGTGTTTTAAAGATACAAAATATGGTCCTGCCTTACTCCTTTCCCTAGTGTGGGTGTTCTTGTGGTGGGTGTTGTCTGTCTTAACCAAAAGTCTCGGGTTTTGAGTCAGAAGTCTCGGGTTTTGAGTCGTAACAAATTTGAATTAGTCAGATATTGAATGCCAAAGTGAAAGAAACTAGGAAAATGGGGAAATGACAATGTAAAAGCAAGAATAATTATACATTGACATAGATAACTTTGATCTATGTTGATAAACTAAAGAGTGAATAACATCACTACATTTGTCAATACATTGTTTAGTTGTAATTATATAAGACtacaaaactttttttttatttatctactTTTTTCCTATGGCTATAAAATgctgaatatttttttttatttattagaatACAAATGCCTCTTTCTTCATTGTGATCTATCCATAAATGGAAAAAgaccttttctttctttttgcttGGTTTGCCCTAAAGATGTTTTATTCTTCACATTCTTCTGCAGTGTCTGAATGAAAAGAGAGAATcttaattacttttaaaacaacaaattattCGTTACTTATGCTGGTGAACGATAACAAATATCTGAAGACGTATAAACACcattatttgtgaaaaatttaCCTGCAATCCTTAATCTTGGTTTGAAACCTGGGAAATTCATGTTGATCAGTAGCTTTGTATTTATTGATTCCTCCGCGTTTCTTGGAATTAACtttagaaataatattgtgtTCTTGATGATCTTTATCATTATCGATCTCAAATTCTTCTAATTTTCGTTCTTCAGATGATAacgaaaaaaatgataaaacaaGAACAAGATTCAGCTCTGCTAGAAATAATTCTCTAGGTTTCTCATCacctttctcttcttctctatcCATTACTTGTCCTTCAAGCTTCGTCGATGTACTCGTAAATTCAGCCATTTTTTTCCCACTAAAAAATAATGTCAAGTagaaaaaatatagagattttTTATCATAAGAAAATGCCTTGTTGCTATGCAAATAGTAACTGGGATTTGGAAAACATAACAAGAATAAAGGACAATTATATATTGGTCTAATATGTGGTGTCTAACTCTTTTTTAGTCATCCATCATTTTTTATGCAACAATAACCACAATTTCATGTATTTTAGGCACATGTTTGGCTAATAGATTTGCTTGGTTTCGTTTTTTTGTTCCTTTCTTTCgtaccataatttttttttaaaaaaaaagatattttcctTTGCACTAAGAGTATTTAATATTCTGTACTCACATTATTGCAtcgaaaaagataaatattgattaatttgGCTGACAGAACTTGGTAAAATGAAATGATATTTAATCTGACACATctcctaaaaaataataatattttatcatcaCGAGTTATTTTATATCCAAATATTGGAGAATGAATTGAATAAAGGGAAAATaggtataaaataataaattattttttgattcaaCTGTATAAGTTCAcatagatatttatttttaatatacctATTAAGTAAAAATAGACATTAAATAGTGAATAAACACGTATTATGATGTGACATATAGTCAGATTACATTAGGtaaacatttaattaaaaaaaatttgaaagtagGTGTAATAGTTTGCTTAAATAATGTTACTAGTAcaacattaattattataaagaaagctcagaatattataataataagaagaagacaagaaataTAAGATAAAGGAGGGAGAagacttttcttattcaaatgtGTCTTTCAAATAGTGAGtgattctctatttatagtgttgagatatcactcaaaaagtcatctaattaatagatacatagttatcttgAAAGTTCTTATCACCTTGGAAGCACCTTTGCATGAATCCAATTAATAGTGGATAAATCTAATGGATAATCCACATATACTatac
Proteins encoded:
- the LOC107002479 gene encoding mitochondrial adenine nucleotide transporter ADNT1-like, with the protein product MASEDVKAARDSAVEKIVNLAEEAKLAREEIKPTSHAVLSICKSLFAGGVAGGVSRTAVAPLERLKILLQVQNPHNIKYNGTIQGLKYIWRTEGFKGLFKGNGTNCARIVPNSAVKFFSYEQASKGILYLYRQQTGNEDAQLTPLLRLGAGACAGIIAMSATYPMDMVRGRLTVQTENSPYQYRGMFHALSTVLREEGPRALYKGWTPSVIGVIPYVGLNFAVYESLKDWLVKTKPFGLVDNSELGVVTRLACGAAAGTVGQTVAYPLDVIRRRMQMVGWSHAASIVTGDGRSKAPLEYTGMIDAFRKTVKYEGVRALYKGLVPNSVKVVPSISIAFVAYEQVKDLLGVEIRISD
- the LOC107002480 gene encoding uncharacterized protein LOC107002480, whose product is MAEFTSTSTKLEGQVMDREEEKGDEKPRELFLAELNLVLVLSFFSLSSEERKLEEFEIDNDKDHQEHNIISKVNSKKRGGINKYKATDQHEFPRFQTKIKDCRHCRRM